One part of the uncultured Celeribacter sp. genome encodes these proteins:
- a CDS encoding ABC transporter ATP-binding protein, giving the protein MGRITLDKVTKRFGEVEVIPPLDLTIDDGEFTVFVGPSGCGKSTLLRLIAGLEDVSSGQIRIDREDATHVPPAKRGLAMVFQSYALYPHMSVRKNISFPLKMAKMDQAEIDRRVNGAAEVLNLGDYLDRRPGQLSGGQRQRVAIGRAIVREPAAFLFDEPLSNLDAALRVGMRLEISELHERLKTTMIYVTHDQVEAMTMADKIVVLRKGNIEQVGSPLELYNTPRNVFVAGFIGSPKMNLIDGEEAAKHGAHTIGIRPEHIEVSSESGLWEGVVGVSEHLGSDTFFHVHGSGLSDALTVRVDGEMSFKSGDRIYLTPRADLIHKFDAEGLRLE; this is encoded by the coding sequence ATGGGACGTATCACTCTTGATAAAGTCACGAAACGCTTTGGTGAGGTGGAGGTCATTCCGCCACTTGATCTTACCATCGACGATGGGGAGTTCACGGTCTTCGTGGGGCCCTCAGGCTGCGGCAAGTCCACGCTGCTTCGATTGATCGCTGGGCTGGAAGATGTCTCCTCGGGCCAGATCCGTATCGACCGCGAAGACGCTACCCATGTACCACCCGCCAAGCGCGGTTTGGCGATGGTGTTCCAGAGCTACGCACTTTATCCGCATATGTCGGTGCGCAAAAATATCTCTTTCCCGCTCAAAATGGCGAAAATGGATCAGGCGGAAATCGACCGGCGCGTCAACGGTGCCGCCGAAGTGCTCAACCTTGGCGATTACCTTGATCGCCGTCCGGGGCAGCTTTCGGGCGGGCAGCGTCAGCGTGTGGCCATTGGCCGGGCCATCGTGCGCGAACCCGCGGCGTTCCTTTTTGACGAGCCGCTATCCAACCTTGACGCCGCCCTCCGGGTCGGTATGCGGCTTGAGATTTCCGAACTGCATGAGCGGTTGAAAACAACCATGATCTACGTGACCCACGATCAGGTCGAAGCCATGACCATGGCCGACAAGATCGTCGTGCTTCGCAAAGGCAACATCGAACAGGTCGGCTCTCCGCTGGAACTGTACAACACACCGCGCAACGTGTTCGTCGCGGGATTCATCGGGTCTCCGAAAATGAACCTGATCGATGGGGAGGAAGCGGCGAAACATGGCGCCCATACCATCGGCATCCGGCCAGAACATATCGAAGTCTCCTCTGAAAGCGGGCTGTGGGAAGGCGTCGTAGGGGTCTCGGAACATCTTGGTTCCGATACTTTTTTCCACGTTCACGGCTCGGGTCTCTCCGATGCTCTGACCGTCCGTGTCGATGGGGAAATGAGTTTCAAAAGCGGTGACAGGAT
- a CDS encoding carbohydrate ABC transporter permease — MARSVTTQRKVINTVLAWGVGLLIFFPILWTILTSFKTEAQAIASPPIFFNFDWTLENYAVVQERSNYMRFLWNSVIVAGGSTLLGVIIAVPAAWSMAFVPSKRTKDILMWMLSTKMLPAVGVLYPIYLIFIKLGILDTRIGLVVVIMLINLPIIIWMLYTYFKEIPGEILEAARMDGATLKEEIIHVLTPMAIPGIASTILLNIILAWNEAFWTLNLTAAKAAPLTAFIASYSSPEGLFYAKLSAASTMAIAPILILGWFSQKQLVRGLTFGAVK, encoded by the coding sequence ATGGCACGATCTGTGACAACACAGCGCAAAGTCATCAACACGGTTCTGGCCTGGGGCGTCGGTCTTCTGATCTTCTTCCCGATCCTCTGGACCATCCTCACAAGCTTCAAAACTGAAGCGCAGGCGATTGCGAGCCCGCCGATTTTCTTCAACTTCGATTGGACACTGGAAAACTATGCGGTGGTGCAGGAGCGCTCCAACTATATGCGTTTCCTGTGGAATTCGGTCATTGTCGCAGGCGGATCCACGCTTCTGGGGGTGATTATCGCGGTCCCGGCCGCCTGGTCCATGGCATTTGTCCCCTCCAAGCGGACGAAAGACATCCTGATGTGGATGCTCTCCACAAAGATGCTTCCGGCGGTTGGGGTGCTTTACCCGATCTACCTGATCTTCATCAAACTCGGCATCCTTGATACGCGCATCGGGCTTGTGGTGGTGATCATGTTGATCAACCTGCCGATCATCATTTGGATGCTTTACACCTATTTCAAGGAAATCCCGGGCGAAATTTTGGAAGCGGCCCGTATGGACGGCGCCACTCTGAAAGAGGAGATCATCCATGTGCTCACGCCCATGGCCATTCCCGGGATCGCGTCGACCATTCTTCTCAACATCATTCTTGCATGGAATGAGGCGTTCTGGACGCTCAATCTGACGGCCGCCAAAGCCGCTCCTCTGACCGCATTCATAGCCAGTTACTCAAGCCCCGAGGGCCTGTTCTACGCGAAACTGAGCGCTGCCTCCACCATGGCCATCGCTCCGATCCTCATCCTCGGATGGTTCAGCCAGAAACAACTCGTTCGCGGCCTGACCTTCGGCGCAGTTAAATAA
- a CDS encoding sugar ABC transporter permease, whose amino-acid sequence MATQHSRSAARLMMAPAVILLLGWMLVPLTMTLFFSFKKYLPLRGGDLGWVGFENYARFVSSSAFWPAVQTTIIIVVGVLVITVALGVLLAILLDQPLWGQGVVRILVIAPFFVMPTVSALVWKNMFMDPVNGLFAHLWKFFGAEPVAWLTEASLPSLIIIVSWQWLPFATLILLTAIQSLDQEQLEAAEMDGAPVLKRFWFVVLPHLSRAMTVVVLIQTIFLLSIFAEILVTTQGSFGTKTLSYLIFQRVLESQNVGLGSAGGVYAIILANIVALFLMRIVGKNLDA is encoded by the coding sequence ATGGCCACCCAACATTCCCGATCCGCCGCCCGGTTGATGATGGCTCCAGCCGTGATCCTACTTTTGGGCTGGATGCTCGTCCCACTCACGATGACACTCTTTTTCTCGTTCAAGAAATATCTGCCCTTGCGCGGGGGGGATCTCGGATGGGTGGGCTTTGAAAACTATGCCCGTTTCGTATCCTCAAGCGCCTTCTGGCCTGCCGTTCAGACCACCATCATCATCGTTGTAGGTGTGCTTGTGATCACGGTGGCTCTGGGCGTCCTGCTGGCGATCCTTCTTGATCAGCCGCTTTGGGGGCAGGGCGTTGTGCGTATTCTTGTCATCGCCCCGTTCTTTGTCATGCCCACCGTCTCGGCGCTTGTTTGGAAGAACATGTTCATGGATCCCGTGAACGGCCTGTTCGCCCATCTTTGGAAGTTTTTCGGCGCCGAACCTGTCGCCTGGCTGACGGAGGCCTCTTTGCCGTCGCTCATCATCATCGTGAGCTGGCAGTGGCTGCCTTTTGCGACGCTCATTCTTTTGACGGCCATTCAGTCGCTGGATCAGGAACAACTGGAAGCCGCCGAAATGGACGGCGCGCCGGTCCTGAAACGGTTCTGGTTTGTCGTGTTGCCGCACCTGTCGCGGGCGATGACCGTGGTGGTGCTGATCCAGACGATCTTCCTTCTGTCGATCTTCGCTGAAATTCTCGTAACGACCCAAGGGTCTTTCGGGACCAAAACGCTCAGCTACCTGATCTTCCAGCGCGTTCTCGAAAGCCAGAACGTGGGGCTGGGCTCCGCCGGTGGTGTCTATGCCATCATCCTTGCCAATATCGTCGCGCTCTTCCTGATGCGCATCGTCGGCAAAAACCTGGACGCGTAA
- a CDS encoding sugar ABC transporter substrate-binding protein — translation MSIKNAFRAATALALVTGAAAQADTITIATVNNGDMIRMQGLTDDFTAKTGHEVEWVTLEENVLRSRVTTDITTKGGQFDIMTIGMYETPIWGKNGWLVPLDDLSEEYDVDDILPAMRNGLSVDGTLYAAPFYGESSMIMYRTDLMEKAGLEMPEAPSWDFVRDAAIAMTDKDNEIYGICLRGKAGWGENMAFLTATANSFGARWFDEDWKAQFDSPEWKETLTFYLDLMDKAGPPGASGNGFNENLSLFQQGKCGMWIDATVAASFVTNPEDSTVADKVGFALAPDTGKGPRGNWLWAWALGIPAGTDNVDAAKEFIEWATSKDYIELVASKEGWANVPPGARTSLYETPEYQDVPFAAMTLGSIESADPLHPTVDPVPYVGVQFVAIPEFAGFATEVGQEFSAALAGQQSAEEALEKAQALTTDAMEAAGY, via the coding sequence ATGTCTATTAAGAACGCATTTCGTGCGGCCACCGCGCTTGCGCTCGTGACAGGAGCTGCTGCTCAAGCGGATACCATCACCATCGCGACAGTGAACAACGGCGACATGATCCGCATGCAGGGCCTGACCGATGATTTCACCGCAAAAACCGGTCATGAAGTCGAATGGGTGACGCTTGAGGAAAACGTGCTCCGCAGCCGTGTGACCACGGACATCACCACCAAGGGCGGTCAGTTCGACATCATGACCATCGGCATGTACGAAACCCCGATCTGGGGCAAGAACGGCTGGCTTGTGCCGCTTGATGATCTGTCTGAAGAATATGATGTCGATGACATCTTGCCTGCGATGCGCAACGGCCTGTCCGTTGATGGCACGCTCTACGCTGCGCCGTTCTACGGTGAGAGCTCAATGATCATGTATCGCACTGACCTGATGGAAAAAGCGGGTCTTGAGATGCCGGAGGCGCCGAGCTGGGATTTCGTACGTGATGCCGCCATCGCGATGACCGACAAGGACAATGAAATCTACGGCATCTGTCTGCGCGGCAAAGCGGGCTGGGGCGAGAACATGGCGTTCCTGACCGCGACGGCCAACTCTTTTGGTGCGCGCTGGTTCGACGAAGACTGGAAGGCGCAGTTCGACAGCCCGGAATGGAAAGAGACACTGACCTTCTATCTCGACCTGATGGACAAAGCGGGCCCTCCGGGCGCCTCGGGCAACGGGTTTAACGAAAACCTGTCTCTGTTCCAGCAGGGCAAATGCGGCATGTGGATTGACGCCACTGTGGCGGCCTCATTCGTGACCAACCCCGAGGATTCTACGGTCGCTGATAAGGTCGGCTTTGCATTGGCACCCGACACCGGCAAGGGGCCGCGTGGCAACTGGCTGTGGGCCTGGGCTTTGGGCATTCCGGCAGGCACCGACAATGTCGATGCAGCTAAGGAGTTCATCGAATGGGCAACCTCGAAAGACTATATCGAGCTGGTTGCCTCCAAGGAAGGTTGGGCCAACGTCCCGCCGGGTGCGCGCACGTCGCTCTATGAAACCCCTGAATATCAGGACGTGCCCTTTGCGGCGATGACGCTCGGCTCAATCGAGAGCGCCGATCCGCTGCACCCGACCGTTGATCCGGTGCCATACGTTGGCGTCCAGTTTGTCGCAATCCCGGAATTTGCGGGTTTTGCCACGGAAGTCGGTCAGGAATTCTCTGCGGCCCTCGCAGGTCAACAGTCCGCCGAAGAAGCGCTTGAGAAGGCGCAGGCACTGACCACCGACGCGATGGAAGCCGCAGGCTACTGA
- a CDS encoding LacI family DNA-binding transcriptional regulator, with protein MVDKKIKNMDDFAAVSGISRPTISKYFNDPESVRASTRKRIESALKKYNYTPNFFAVNQNRKLTKNIGIIVPYLSDPFFAEMARTIGDLVADAGYRPVLLGSRGDAEQEIDNLENLRVLKPSGVLMAPLGRLSDVEKLKAFCADVPTVLFDSNVDGVGAAFVGSNNYTAMAQIVEYLCRTGEPPCFFEMRTPANPNAHKRRKSYLETMDRLGHKPHVLQAEGEGWDFEGVGFRAAMKLFAGPKLPSNTILCSNDRLAIGVLSAAYESGLRVGIGAGCAFRIAGHDDHPFSRYTSPTLTTVSQDYTAIAETSVARLVGLIESGNEAVDREEIYFDGRLVMRGSA; from the coding sequence ATGGTCGATAAGAAAATCAAGAATATGGACGATTTCGCCGCTGTCAGTGGCATCTCTCGACCCACGATATCGAAATATTTCAACGATCCTGAAAGCGTGCGTGCCTCAACGCGCAAAAGGATTGAGAGCGCGCTCAAGAAATACAATTACACGCCAAATTTCTTCGCGGTGAACCAGAACCGGAAGCTCACCAAGAACATTGGGATCATCGTTCCCTATTTGTCGGACCCTTTCTTTGCGGAAATGGCGCGTACGATCGGGGATTTGGTGGCAGACGCCGGGTACAGGCCCGTTCTTTTGGGGTCCCGCGGGGATGCTGAACAGGAAATCGACAATCTCGAAAACCTGCGCGTGCTCAAGCCATCCGGTGTGCTGATGGCGCCGCTCGGAAGACTGTCGGATGTGGAGAAGCTGAAAGCATTCTGCGCGGATGTTCCCACGGTCTTGTTCGACAGCAATGTCGATGGGGTCGGTGCGGCCTTCGTTGGCTCCAACAACTATACGGCGATGGCGCAAATTGTTGAATACCTGTGCCGAACCGGAGAGCCGCCCTGCTTTTTCGAGATGCGGACGCCCGCCAACCCAAACGCGCACAAGCGGCGCAAATCCTATCTCGAGACCATGGATCGGCTCGGACACAAGCCGCATGTGTTGCAGGCCGAGGGTGAGGGATGGGATTTCGAAGGGGTTGGCTTTCGGGCGGCAATGAAGTTGTTCGCGGGTCCCAAGCTTCCGAGCAATACGATCCTGTGTTCGAATGACCGTCTTGCAATCGGCGTGCTGTCGGCAGCCTATGAATCCGGGTTGCGCGTGGGCATCGGCGCGGGCTGCGCGTTTCGCATTGCCGGGCACGATGACCATCCGTTTTCACGCTACACAAGCCCCACATTGACCACGGTGTCTCAGGATTACACGGCCATTGCCGAAACCTCTGTGGCGCGTCTCGTGGGACTCATCGAATCGGGAAATGAGGCGGTTGATCGCGAAGAGATATATTTCGACGGTCGGCTTGTGATGCGCGGGTCTGCGTGA
- a CDS encoding aspartate aminotransferase family protein, with protein sequence MIDNHLPTSELQALDAAHHMHPFTDGDELARKGARIITSAKGVWLTDSEGQEILDAMAGLWCVNIGYGREELVEAAARQMRQLPFYNTFFQTSHVPAIMLAQKLAELAPGDLNHVFFNGSGSDSNDTNLRMARHYWALKGQPEKFNVISRWNGYHGSTMGSGSLGGMKGIHAQGGMPIPGIHHIDQPDWWSEGGDMSPHDFGLARAQLLEEKILELGPENVAAFIAEPVQGAGGVIVAPDSYWPEIQRIVKKYDILLIVDEVITGFGRTGQWFGSQTLGLTPDIMTCAKGITSGYIPLGASLVSDKVAEVINAGDEFAHGYTYSGHPVACAVALENIRLLEEDGIVARAGSEIAPYLKEKWESLADHPLVGEAKIVGMMGSIALTPNKALRAKFAAPTGTVGFICRERCFANNLVMRHVGDRMVISPPLVITKAEIDLLIARARLSLDETLERINAEGLNISA encoded by the coding sequence ATGATCGACAATCACCTCCCCACCAGCGAGCTGCAGGCTCTCGACGCTGCACATCACATGCACCCTTTCACGGATGGCGATGAACTGGCCCGTAAAGGCGCGCGGATCATCACCTCCGCCAAGGGCGTCTGGCTGACCGACAGTGAGGGTCAGGAGATTCTCGATGCCATGGCGGGCCTATGGTGCGTGAATATCGGCTATGGGCGCGAAGAGCTGGTTGAGGCTGCGGCCCGCCAAATGCGGCAACTACCTTTCTACAACACCTTCTTTCAGACCTCGCATGTGCCCGCGATCATGCTGGCCCAGAAGCTGGCAGAGCTGGCGCCCGGCGACCTGAACCATGTGTTTTTCAATGGCTCCGGTTCAGATTCCAACGACACGAACCTGCGCATGGCACGCCATTACTGGGCGCTCAAAGGCCAGCCCGAGAAATTTAACGTCATTTCGCGCTGGAATGGTTATCACGGCTCCACCATGGGTTCGGGGTCTCTCGGCGGTATGAAAGGCATTCACGCGCAAGGCGGCATGCCGATCCCAGGCATTCACCATATCGACCAGCCTGACTGGTGGTCCGAAGGTGGCGATATGTCGCCCCACGATTTCGGTCTGGCCCGTGCCCAGCTGCTTGAAGAGAAGATCCTTGAGCTTGGCCCGGAAAATGTCGCCGCTTTCATTGCTGAGCCGGTTCAGGGCGCTGGCGGTGTGATTGTCGCCCCAGACAGCTATTGGCCGGAAATTCAGCGTATCGTCAAAAAATACGACATTCTGCTGATCGTAGATGAGGTCATCACCGGCTTTGGCCGCACCGGACAATGGTTCGGCAGCCAGACCCTTGGGCTGACGCCTGACATTATGACCTGCGCCAAAGGCATCACCTCGGGCTATATCCCGCTGGGCGCTTCTCTGGTCTCCGACAAAGTCGCCGAGGTGATCAACGCGGGCGATGAATTCGCCCATGGATACACCTATTCGGGTCATCCGGTTGCCTGCGCGGTCGCACTGGAAAACATCCGCCTGCTCGAAGAAGACGGGATCGTCGCCCGCGCAGGCTCTGAGATCGCACCTTATCTGAAAGAGAAATGGGAATCTCTGGCCGATCACCCTCTGGTGGGCGAAGCCAAAATCGTCGGGATGATGGGCTCCATCGCCCTCACCCCGAACAAGGCTCTGCGCGCAAAATTTGCCGCACCGACCGGCACCGTCGGCTTTATCTGCCGCGAGCGCTGTTTTGCCAACAATCTGGTGATGCGCCATGTTGGCGATCGCATGGTCATCTCCCCGCCTCTGGTCATCACCAAGGCTGAAATCGATTTGCTGATCGCGCGCGCGCGCCTGTCGCTTGATGAGACATTGGAACGGATCAATGCGGAGGGGCTGAATATTTCGGCCTGA
- a CDS encoding FAD-binding oxidoreductase, translated as MDILTINDTPGQHPASWYAATAKAPGPYPDASGTLTCDVCVVGGGYAGLSSALHLARRGYDVVLLEASRVGSGASGRNGGQVSMGQRLEQDDLEPMVGLTKARMLWDMGAEAVDLVKQMLRDSGDDCDWRDGVIHANHRARFSAHSQKHVAHMQSAYGYDKIRYLNRDAVRHEVGAEGYHSGTLDMGSGHLHPLRYACALARLSQSAGVRIHEMSRATRIETAGKPRVHTDKAVIEAEHLILAMNGYHNNCERTVARHVMPINNFIAVTEPLPQPLSDRLIPNRYAVADSRFVINYFRMSPDNRMIFGGGESYGYKFPTDLRAKVRGPMCEVFPELKDTKLDYAWGGTLGITMSRLPHFARLGPAALSVAGFSGQGVALATFSGQIAAETVAGQAERFDMIAHLPTPGFPGGPALRTPLLAAAMTWYALRDKF; from the coding sequence ATGGATATTCTGACGATCAACGACACCCCGGGACAGCACCCTGCCTCCTGGTATGCCGCGACAGCCAAGGCGCCGGGTCCCTACCCGGATGCCAGCGGCACGCTCACCTGTGATGTCTGTGTCGTGGGCGGCGGCTACGCCGGGCTCTCGAGCGCGCTGCATCTGGCGCGGCGCGGCTATGATGTCGTGCTGCTGGAGGCGTCACGGGTGGGATCCGGGGCCTCGGGGCGCAATGGTGGTCAGGTGTCCATGGGGCAACGTCTGGAACAGGACGACCTGGAACCCATGGTCGGACTGACCAAGGCCCGCATGCTCTGGGACATGGGTGCCGAAGCTGTCGATCTGGTCAAACAGATGCTGCGAGACAGTGGCGATGACTGCGACTGGCGCGACGGGGTGATCCATGCCAATCACCGCGCCCGGTTTTCCGCTCATTCGCAAAAACATGTCGCCCATATGCAGTCGGCCTATGGCTATGACAAGATCCGCTATCTCAACCGTGATGCCGTGCGTCATGAAGTTGGCGCCGAGGGCTATCATTCCGGCACGCTGGACATGGGATCGGGGCATCTGCACCCGCTGCGCTATGCTTGCGCTCTGGCCCGTTTGTCGCAATCCGCTGGCGTCCGCATTCACGAAATGTCACGCGCAACGCGCATCGAGACCGCAGGCAAACCGCGCGTCCACACTGACAAGGCGGTGATCGAGGCCGAGCATCTGATCCTCGCGATGAACGGCTATCACAACAACTGTGAGCGTACCGTGGCGCGCCACGTGATGCCGATCAACAATTTCATCGCGGTGACAGAGCCCCTGCCCCAACCGCTTTCAGACCGGCTGATCCCGAACCGCTATGCGGTCGCCGACAGTCGCTTTGTGATCAATTATTTTCGCATGTCGCCTGACAACCGGATGATTTTCGGCGGTGGCGAAAGCTATGGCTATAAATTCCCCACCGATCTGCGCGCCAAGGTGCGTGGCCCGATGTGCGAGGTCTTTCCCGAGCTGAAAGACACGAAACTGGATTATGCATGGGGCGGCACGTTGGGCATCACCATGTCCCGCCTGCCCCATTTCGCGCGCTTGGGGCCTGCGGCCCTGTCCGTGGCCGGGTTCTCCGGTCAAGGGGTAGCGCTGGCAACCTTTTCAGGGCAGATCGCGGCCGAAACCGTGGCGGGACAGGCCGAACGCTTTGACATGATCGCCCATCTCCCCACTCCGGGCTTTCCCGGCGGTCCCGCCCTACGTACGCCGCTGTTGGCGGCGGCGATGACATGGTACGCTTTGCGTGACAAATTCTGA
- a CDS encoding aldehyde dehydrogenase family protein, with amino-acid sequence MTELKTDRFFIGGAWVAPKGKDTIGVVNPATEEVFATVAMGNAADIDAAVAAAKAAFPSFARTTRAARLDLLAAIRDVYQKRYDEMAAAISEEMGAPISLSNRAQAAVGIGHLDGVVAALERFEFEHRNEVGDLILHEPIGVCGFITPWNWPINQIALKVIPALAAGCTMVLKPSELTPMNALIYAEILEEAGVPAGVFNLVNGDGPTSGAALSSHPDVAMMSFTGSTRAGVEIGRAAAATVKRVTLELGGKSPNILLDDCNLEEAVRRGARHCFQNTGQSCNAPTRMLVPENLYEDAMEIAREVAEATEVDLPTKPGPHIGPLVSQLQYDKVQALIQAGIEEGARLVAGGLGRPEGFNLGYFVRPTVFGDVTNDMRIAQEEIFGPVLSMISYQDDEDAIRIANDTPYGLAAQVQGEPEHALKIAREIRAGMVHINGSDIAFGSPFGGYKLSGNGREGGQYGIEDFCEIKAISTPS; translated from the coding sequence ATGACAGAACTGAAAACAGATCGCTTTTTCATCGGCGGCGCCTGGGTCGCACCAAAAGGCAAGGACACGATCGGTGTGGTGAACCCCGCCACGGAAGAGGTCTTTGCCACCGTTGCTATGGGCAATGCCGCAGACATTGACGCCGCCGTTGCGGCCGCGAAAGCCGCTTTTCCATCCTTTGCCCGCACGACCCGGGCCGCGCGGCTAGACCTGCTGGCCGCGATCCGCGACGTCTACCAAAAGCGCTATGACGAAATGGCGGCGGCCATATCTGAGGAAATGGGCGCGCCGATTTCCCTGTCCAATCGCGCCCAGGCGGCCGTCGGCATCGGGCATCTGGACGGCGTTGTCGCTGCCTTGGAGCGCTTTGAATTTGAACACAGAAACGAGGTTGGCGATTTGATCCTGCACGAACCGATCGGTGTTTGCGGTTTCATCACGCCATGGAACTGGCCGATCAACCAGATCGCGCTCAAGGTGATCCCGGCCTTGGCGGCGGGCTGCACCATGGTGCTGAAACCGTCTGAACTGACGCCGATGAACGCGCTGATCTATGCCGAAATCCTTGAGGAAGCAGGCGTGCCCGCCGGGGTGTTCAATCTTGTGAACGGCGACGGCCCGACATCGGGTGCGGCCCTGTCCAGTCATCCGGATGTCGCTATGATGTCCTTTACCGGATCGACGCGCGCGGGTGTTGAAATCGGGCGCGCCGCAGCCGCCACTGTCAAACGCGTGACGCTGGAGCTGGGCGGCAAGTCCCCCAACATCCTGCTTGATGACTGCAATCTCGAAGAGGCCGTCCGCCGCGGCGCCCGCCATTGTTTCCAGAACACCGGACAGAGCTGCAATGCCCCGACGCGCATGCTGGTCCCGGAAAATCTCTATGAGGATGCGATGGAAATCGCCCGCGAGGTGGCCGAAGCAACAGAGGTGGACCTGCCCACAAAGCCCGGACCCCATATCGGCCCGCTGGTGTCACAGCTTCAGTATGACAAGGTTCAAGCGCTCATTCAGGCCGGGATCGAAGAAGGCGCGCGGCTGGTGGCTGGCGGCCTTGGCCGTCCCGAAGGGTTTAACCTTGGGTATTTCGTGCGTCCCACCGTCTTTGGCGACGTGACCAATGACATGCGCATCGCGCAGGAGGAAATCTTTGGTCCGGTGCTGTCGATGATCTCCTATCAGGACGATGAAGACGCCATTCGCATCGCCAATGATACACCCTATGGTCTGGCGGCACAGGTGCAGGGCGAGCCGGAACATGCGTTGAAGATTGCCCGCGAAATCCGCGCCGGAATGGTCCACATCAACGGGTCTGACATCGCCTTTGGGTCCCCCTTCGGCGGCTACAAACTGTCCGGAAATGGCCGAGAAGGCGGGCAATACGGCATCGAAGATTTCTGCGAAATCAAAGCGATATCGACGCCTTCTTAA
- a CDS encoding GntR family transcriptional regulator, translating to MTDAPLKEPAHLRVYRGIRDQILSGDLVPGQPVTIQGLTDALGAGMTPVREAIRRLTSEGALEFHGNRRVTVPVLTVAQVDELIFARAALEPELARQAAARIMPAQIKTIVAADAAIDRALQAGDIRGYLIHNHQFHMAIYGVAGAKVIGALVDTLWLRSAPALRVMSRHFGAPPALPDMHVAAIAALEARDGEAAAAAIRADILQGMENVRAAILEGAL from the coding sequence ATGACCGATGCGCCGCTCAAAGAACCCGCCCATCTGCGCGTCTATCGCGGCATTCGCGATCAGATATTGTCCGGAGATCTGGTGCCGGGACAGCCGGTGACAATCCAGGGGCTGACGGATGCGCTGGGGGCAGGGATGACACCGGTGCGCGAAGCGATCCGTCGATTGACGTCAGAGGGCGCTTTGGAATTTCACGGCAATCGCCGCGTGACGGTGCCGGTTTTGACGGTCGCGCAGGTCGACGAACTGATCTTTGCGCGTGCGGCGCTGGAACCCGAACTGGCCCGTCAGGCCGCAGCCCGGATCATGCCGGCACAGATTAAGACAATCGTCGCGGCAGATGCCGCCATCGATAGGGCGCTGCAGGCCGGTGATATACGTGGCTATCTCATCCATAACCACCAGTTCCACATGGCGATCTACGGGGTGGCCGGGGCCAAGGTGATCGGGGCACTTGTCGACACACTCTGGCTGCGCTCCGCACCTGCGCTGCGGGTGATGAGCCGCCATTTCGGCGCGCCCCCCGCGCTGCCCGACATGCATGTCGCCGCGATTGCAGCGCTTGAGGCCAGAGACGGCGAAGCTGCCGCCGCGGCCATCCGCGCCGATATATTGCAGGGCATGGAAAATGTGCGCGCCGCCATCCTGGAAGGCGCGCTTTAA
- the phoB gene encoding phosphate regulon transcriptional regulator PhoB: MSADQPRVLVVEDEPAQREVLAYNLEAEGFAVSKAENGDDALLFVDEDQPDIIVLDWMLPGVSGIEICRRLKTRPDTREIPIIMLSARSEEVDRVRGLETGADDYVVKPYSVIELMARVRTQLRRVRPAATGLVLEFEDIRLDSETHRVTRGESQLKLGPTEFRLLSTFMEKPGRVWSREQLLDRVWGRDIYVDTRTVDVHIGRLRKALCQHGGEDPVRTVRGAGYALG; this comes from the coding sequence ATGTCTGCTGATCAGCCTCGTGTGCTGGTGGTCGAGGATGAACCTGCGCAGCGGGAAGTTCTGGCCTACAACCTCGAAGCGGAAGGATTTGCAGTCTCCAAGGCCGAAAACGGCGATGATGCGCTGCTTTTCGTGGATGAAGACCAGCCCGATATCATTGTATTGGACTGGATGCTTCCGGGGGTGTCCGGGATTGAAATCTGTCGCCGGCTGAAGACCCGTCCCGACACGCGTGAGATCCCGATCATCATGCTGTCTGCGCGTTCCGAAGAGGTGGACCGTGTGCGCGGGTTGGAAACAGGGGCAGACGACTATGTCGTCAAGCCCTATTCCGTGATCGAGCTGATGGCGCGGGTGCGCACGCAATTGCGGCGGGTGCGCCCGGCAGCCACCGGTCTGGTGCTTGAGTTCGAAGACATTCGTCTGGATAGCGAAACCCATCGGGTCACCCGGGGGGAAAGCCAGCTGAAACTGGGGCCGACAGAGTTTCGCCTGTTGTCGACCTTTATGGAAAAGCCGGGCCGCGTCTGGTCGCGCGAACAGCTTCTCGACCGGGTCTGGGGGCGCGACATCTATGTCGATACCCGCACGGTGGACGTCCACATCGGTCGGTTGCGCAAGGCGCTGTGTCAGCACGGCGGAGAAGATCCCGTGCGCACAGTGCGCGGCGCAGGCTATGCGCTCGGCTGA